The following proteins come from a genomic window of Brevibacillus antibioticus:
- the putP gene encoding sodium/proline symporter PutP — protein sequence MNMLLASIIVYMAGMLLIGYYAYKRTSNLTDYMLGGRSLGPTVTALSAGASDMSGWLMMGLPGAMFAQGLSASWIAIGLTLGAYANWLYVAPRLRSYTEVANNSITIPAFLENRFGDGSRMLRLVSALVIMIFFTFYVSSGLVSGGVLFENTFHLSYQTGLWIVGLVTIAYTLFGGFLAVSWTDAVQGLIMVIALILVPLVTVLTAGGFGETFTEIHAVDPSLLDIFKGTSLLGIISLFAWGLGYFGQPHIIVRFMAITSTSEIKKARSIGMGWMIFSVIGAMLTGLVGIALYSKQGWTLSDPETIFIQLGTILFHPLITGFLLAAILAAIMSTISSQLLVTSSSLTEDIYKTFFKRSATDKELVTFGRLSVLLVSVIAFLLALNKNDTILDLVGYAWAGFGASFGPVILLSLYWKRMNKWGALAGMVAGAFTVIIWTRFDVLKDFLYEMVPGFAISLLAIVVVSHLTSKPSNEVTAQFDEYQKSMK from the coding sequence ATGAATATGCTGCTCGCATCTATTATTGTGTACATGGCAGGTATGCTCCTGATCGGCTATTATGCCTACAAACGTACCTCCAATCTGACAGACTACATGCTCGGCGGTCGGTCGCTCGGTCCAACTGTAACCGCTCTCAGCGCGGGTGCATCCGACATGAGTGGCTGGTTGATGATGGGCCTGCCGGGCGCCATGTTTGCCCAAGGTCTTAGCGCATCCTGGATTGCTATCGGTCTGACTCTCGGAGCTTATGCCAACTGGCTGTATGTCGCTCCCCGCCTTCGTTCGTATACAGAGGTCGCCAACAACTCGATTACGATTCCTGCTTTTTTGGAAAATCGTTTCGGGGACGGGTCTCGGATGCTTCGTCTTGTCTCGGCCCTTGTTATTATGATCTTTTTTACCTTTTACGTCTCATCCGGTCTCGTCTCTGGAGGCGTGTTGTTTGAAAACACCTTCCACCTGAGCTATCAAACGGGGCTATGGATTGTTGGATTGGTCACTATTGCCTACACATTGTTTGGCGGCTTCCTCGCTGTAAGCTGGACGGACGCTGTACAAGGACTCATCATGGTCATTGCGCTCATTCTCGTACCGCTCGTGACCGTTCTTACAGCGGGCGGATTTGGTGAAACATTTACCGAGATTCACGCTGTCGATCCCTCCTTGCTCGATATTTTTAAAGGGACGAGCCTGCTCGGCATCATTTCTTTGTTTGCATGGGGTCTCGGCTATTTCGGACAACCGCACATTATCGTTCGCTTTATGGCGATCACGTCCACGAGTGAGATTAAAAAAGCACGCAGCATCGGTATGGGCTGGATGATTTTCTCCGTCATTGGCGCCATGCTGACAGGTCTGGTCGGTATCGCCCTGTACTCCAAGCAAGGCTGGACGTTGAGCGATCCCGAAACGATCTTCATCCAGCTGGGTACGATCCTGTTCCATCCACTCATTACCGGATTTTTGCTGGCGGCGATTTTGGCAGCGATCATGAGTACGATTTCCTCTCAGCTGCTCGTCACCTCCAGCTCCTTGACCGAGGATATTTACAAAACCTTTTTCAAGCGTTCTGCAACTGACAAAGAGCTGGTCACCTTTGGCCGCTTGTCCGTCTTGCTTGTATCTGTCATCGCCTTTTTGCTCGCCTTGAATAAAAATGACACGATCCTCGATCTCGTTGGATATGCGTGGGCCGGATTCGGCGCTTCGTTTGGGCCTGTCATTCTGCTCTCCCTCTATTGGAAGCGCATGAACAAATGGGGTGCTCTCGCCGGTATGGTCGCTGGCGCATTTACCGTCATCATCTGGACTCGTTTTGATGTGCTGAAGGACTTCCTCTACGAGATGGTTCCCGGCTTTGCCATTAGCCTGCTCGCCATCGTGGTTGTCAGCCATTTAACTAGTAAGCCTTCGAATGAAGTAACTGCTCAATTTGATGAGTACCAAAAAAGCATGAAATAA
- a CDS encoding GNAT family N-acetyltransferase, with the protein MRIHLQGEKVVLRDIRAEDIDTIYYWQYEAEDREHLNWNGPYKPLDPYTKEEYRALPRYQESLALIGTDAPRTELMIEIDGELKGSVGRYWVSEETNWCEIGIVIYDSRYWQNGYGREAFRMWIDYLFTHMDTVRLGIGTWSGNERMMKLAAHMGMVEEARVRKARIVRGEYYDAIKMGILREEWEDRNLVAPAPINHVTRAT; encoded by the coding sequence ATGCGTATTCATTTGCAAGGAGAAAAGGTCGTTCTACGAGATATTCGAGCAGAAGATATAGATACGATCTACTATTGGCAATACGAAGCAGAAGATCGTGAACATCTCAATTGGAATGGCCCCTACAAACCTCTTGATCCGTACACAAAAGAAGAGTATCGTGCCCTTCCACGCTACCAGGAGTCTCTCGCTCTCATTGGGACAGATGCCCCCAGAACCGAGCTGATGATTGAGATTGACGGCGAGCTAAAGGGCAGTGTCGGTCGCTACTGGGTATCTGAGGAGACGAACTGGTGCGAAATCGGAATCGTCATTTACGACTCCCGTTACTGGCAGAATGGCTATGGCCGGGAAGCGTTTCGAATGTGGATCGACTACTTGTTTACCCACATGGATACTGTCCGTTTAGGCATTGGTACGTGGTCCGGCAACGAACGGATGATGAAACTGGCTGCTCACATGGGAATGGTGGAAGAAGCGCGGGTACGCAAAGCAAGGATTGTTCGCGGCGAATATTACGATGCGATTAAGATGGGGATTTTGCGTGAGGAATGGGAGGATCGGAATTTGGTAGCTCCTGCACCAATTAATCATGTGACACGAGCCACCTAA
- a CDS encoding spore germination protein produces MMRRFLSQRRQKKTPSFIEQRLQQRNDPALALSTNLQQNMETFKTVLGSPHDLLIRSFTIGNTKHSCAVIAIDGLANCDMLDTQVLGQIQLMISTASKVVPTEPDEIVRMLYEEVLSVVEISKATDLTKVLEGILSGDTAIFVDGTTEVIIVDSKGWKTRAIEEPVSEGLVRGPRDGFTESIRDNTVHIRRRIKDPNLRFEGSIIGRRSRTDVILAYMENIVDPELLDEVRRRISTIDVDEIEESGFIEQWIEDDFLSPFPQIHNTERPDKVSAALFQGRIAILVDSTPMVLILPVTIGLLLHSPEDYYERWIVGSLARLLRYLAAFLAVYSPAFYIALVTFHPGLIPSDLAFSIAATRDGVPFPAFVEAIMMVTTMELLQEAGIRLPKPIGQTIGIVGGLVIGDAAVSAGIVSPVMVIVVALTAIASFAIPSYHLAIAFRMIRFFAMFMAAIFGIYGVVLSFIAIMIHLSNLTSIGYPYLAPLAPQMPRDWKDMILRAPVTFLKTRPDALHSKNENRMNTGGS; encoded by the coding sequence ATGATGCGAAGATTTTTGTCACAGCGTCGCCAAAAGAAAACTCCCTCTTTTATCGAACAGCGTTTGCAGCAGCGAAATGATCCTGCGCTTGCACTATCGACCAATTTGCAGCAAAACATGGAGACGTTCAAGACTGTGCTGGGCAGCCCACACGATTTATTAATTCGTTCCTTTACGATCGGCAACACCAAACATTCCTGTGCCGTTATTGCGATTGATGGATTGGCGAACTGCGATATGTTGGATACGCAAGTCCTCGGACAAATCCAGTTGATGATTTCAACTGCTTCCAAAGTAGTACCAACTGAACCAGATGAGATTGTCCGGATGCTTTATGAGGAAGTGCTTTCTGTCGTTGAAATATCGAAAGCAACGGATTTGACAAAAGTACTCGAAGGCATTCTTTCCGGGGATACAGCCATTTTTGTAGATGGAACGACCGAAGTCATTATTGTCGACAGCAAGGGATGGAAAACGCGCGCCATTGAGGAGCCTGTCTCCGAAGGCTTAGTGCGAGGTCCGCGGGATGGCTTTACGGAGAGTATCCGGGACAACACCGTTCACATACGCAGACGTATCAAAGACCCGAACTTGCGCTTTGAAGGGTCCATCATAGGCAGACGCAGCCGAACAGATGTGATCCTCGCCTACATGGAAAACATCGTTGATCCAGAGCTATTAGATGAAGTGAGACGGCGAATCTCTACGATCGATGTTGACGAGATAGAAGAGTCCGGTTTTATCGAGCAATGGATTGAAGATGATTTTTTATCGCCTTTTCCGCAGATTCATAACACGGAGCGTCCCGATAAAGTGAGTGCAGCATTGTTTCAAGGCCGCATTGCGATATTGGTGGACAGCACTCCCATGGTGCTCATTTTGCCTGTGACGATTGGCTTGCTCCTGCATTCACCAGAAGATTACTACGAGCGTTGGATTGTCGGTTCATTAGCTAGGCTGTTGCGGTATTTGGCAGCCTTTCTGGCCGTCTATTCGCCCGCTTTCTATATCGCTCTCGTCACCTTCCACCCTGGCTTGATCCCGTCTGATCTCGCCTTCTCCATTGCAGCCACACGTGATGGGGTTCCATTTCCGGCATTCGTAGAAGCAATCATGATGGTGACGACGATGGAGCTGTTGCAGGAGGCCGGAATACGCTTACCGAAACCGATCGGCCAGACCATCGGAATCGTCGGGGGTCTCGTCATCGGTGACGCAGCGGTATCTGCGGGTATCGTCAGTCCTGTCATGGTTATCGTCGTCGCCCTCACTGCCATCGCTTCTTTTGCCATCCCTTCTTATCACCTTGCCATCGCCTTTCGGATGATTCGTTTTTTCGCCATGTTCATGGCGGCCATTTTTGGTATTTATGGGGTGGTGCTAAGCTTTATTGCCATCATGATTCATTTATCCAATCTGACTAGCATCGGATACCCTTATTTGGCACCTCTTGCTCCACAGATGCCGAGGGATTGGAAGGATATGATTTTGCGCGCACCTGTTACCTTTTTGAAAACCCGACCAGATGCCCTTCACTCGAAAAATGAAAACAGAATGAATACAGGAGGGTCGTAA
- a CDS encoding PLP-dependent aminotransferase family protein, with protein MEYMPVMDAQSKEPLYQQLYKQLSKRIASGEIPSGTKMPSIRQLMKASGVGKNTIEAAYQQLLAEGYIVSRERSGFYAAEIERWSEPVEQDEEIALYSSLLKKKKGEHLTCRFNFHGSVVDTKSFPYAAWRSCMLEALDVYPEDFSFYGDDQGEWELREEVSKYLRRARTLICRPEHIIIGTGLQQALSFLCLLLADRHRVVAIEEPGYADARIVFSQHGYEVVSIPLAEDGLSIEALEKSEATVVYTTPAHQFPYGMVMPVGQRQQLLQWAKKRNGIIIENDYDGEFRYNVHPTPSLQGMDRDGCVVYIGNFSKAFSPALRLDYTVLPRQLLGRYLEGFQAYPSPVSRHLQRSMQLFMQKGYWEKHVRKMRTVYHRKHDALLLSIQTYMPREVRVLGQSAGLHILLEVDTSRTEKELIELARASDVRVYPSGHNWANDPTNVRPRIIVGFGGVEEQDIAEGISRLAEAWFSL; from the coding sequence ATGGAGTACATGCCGGTCATGGATGCACAGAGCAAGGAACCTCTGTATCAGCAGCTATACAAGCAATTGAGCAAACGGATTGCATCGGGAGAGATACCGTCCGGAACCAAGATGCCGTCGATTCGTCAGTTGATGAAAGCAAGCGGCGTCGGAAAAAATACGATTGAGGCTGCCTATCAGCAACTGCTCGCAGAAGGCTACATCGTGAGCCGGGAGCGAAGTGGCTTTTATGCTGCCGAGATCGAGAGATGGTCAGAGCCAGTGGAGCAGGATGAGGAGATTGCCTTGTACTCATCTCTCTTGAAAAAGAAAAAAGGGGAGCATCTTACCTGTCGCTTCAACTTTCACGGTTCTGTCGTCGATACGAAGTCTTTTCCTTACGCTGCATGGCGTTCTTGCATGCTGGAAGCACTGGATGTCTATCCCGAGGATTTTTCTTTTTACGGGGATGATCAAGGAGAGTGGGAGCTCCGAGAAGAGGTCAGTAAATATTTGCGCAGAGCACGTACGCTCATTTGTCGGCCTGAGCATATCATCATCGGCACTGGATTACAGCAGGCTCTCAGCTTTTTATGTCTGCTCTTGGCAGATCGACATCGTGTGGTTGCGATCGAGGAGCCTGGCTATGCAGATGCACGAATCGTCTTTTCCCAGCACGGCTATGAGGTCGTGTCCATCCCGCTAGCGGAAGACGGACTGTCCATTGAAGCCTTGGAGAAAAGCGAGGCAACGGTGGTGTACACGACGCCTGCCCATCAATTTCCGTATGGGATGGTTATGCCAGTCGGTCAGCGTCAGCAATTGTTGCAGTGGGCAAAGAAAAGGAACGGAATCATCATCGAAAATGATTACGATGGTGAATTCCGCTACAATGTACACCCTACGCCATCTTTGCAAGGGATGGATCGGGACGGATGTGTGGTTTATATCGGCAATTTTTCTAAAGCATTTTCTCCAGCACTTCGCTTGGATTACACGGTGCTTCCGCGGCAATTGCTCGGGCGATATTTGGAAGGATTCCAGGCGTATCCTTCTCCGGTTTCCCGCCATTTGCAGCGGAGTATGCAGTTGTTCATGCAAAAGGGCTATTGGGAAAAGCATGTCCGAAAAATGCGCACCGTCTATCACCGCAAGCACGATGCATTGCTTCTGTCGATACAGACCTACATGCCCCGGGAAGTACGAGTTTTGGGACAGTCAGCGGGGCTGCATATTTTGCTAGAGGTAGATACTTCCCGAACGGAAAAGGAGCTGATCGAGCTAGCGCGTGCGTCCGATGTTCGCGTTTATCCGAGCGGCCATAACTGGGCCAACGATCCGACGAATGTGCGACCGCGAATCATCGTTGGATTTGGTGGAGTGGAGGAACAAGACATTGCAGAAGGAATCAGTCGTCTAGCAGAAGCTTGGTTTTCGTTATGA
- a CDS encoding dynamin family protein yields MNQLRDKLIAAAERLRRASEEVVSVPGMQAQAQAMLDRADRLTANRFTVALFGAFSAGKSSFANALMGDLVLPVSPNPTTAAINKIMPPTDERPHGTVRVVLKEREAIEQDVIRSLAVFGLVATDLDGALAELGKIDVAQIPPTAKPHFTFLKAVTKGLPEMSAHLGGELLVDMQAFKGFVAKEEKACFAEYIELFYSCPLTDQGIVLVDTPGADSINARHTGVAFEYMKNADAVLFVTYYNHAFAQADREFLLQMGRVKDTFEMDKMFFVVNACDLAANEEELQGVLTHVEKNLLSCGIRLPRIYPVSSQTALLARMHEKGKLAASAEKVYRQRTNTAEGEPLMPADEAFKFSGMASFEAEFLRFTIEELTQIAVNAAIGEIRRAHDTLTEFMRMAQSGEDERQLRKEAASNAKTQALSAVEALSTASFERDLAKEREELLYYVRQRLFFRFNELFNLAFNPAVIKDDGRNMKQALQGCLTDLLRSISYDLAQELRATTLRLEKFTNKQGTSLVAAWQKDAQGYAAGLTLAPYQQRQVETLSFANELPVAESAFASAISLFKNTKDFFEQDGKVKMREELEKRMQEPVSAYVEIGNKQLDEQFSTLFQELVAHERNRVIDQINEYFTGLFAALEMNVDLDELAAKVSRVAAELA; encoded by the coding sequence ATGAATCAACTACGAGACAAACTAATTGCGGCAGCAGAGCGTCTGCGACGCGCAAGTGAAGAAGTCGTTTCCGTACCAGGGATGCAAGCACAGGCACAGGCGATGCTGGATCGAGCAGATCGCCTGACTGCCAATCGTTTTACCGTTGCGCTGTTTGGCGCTTTTAGCGCAGGAAAATCCTCATTTGCCAATGCCTTGATGGGCGATCTCGTGCTGCCTGTATCGCCGAATCCGACGACAGCAGCGATCAACAAAATTATGCCGCCTACAGATGAACGCCCGCATGGAACTGTGCGCGTCGTTTTGAAGGAGCGCGAAGCAATCGAGCAGGATGTCATCCGTTCACTCGCTGTGTTTGGACTGGTTGCAACTGATCTGGATGGGGCGTTGGCTGAGCTCGGCAAGATCGACGTCGCCCAAATTCCGCCTACGGCAAAACCGCATTTCACCTTTTTGAAAGCTGTTACAAAAGGTTTGCCAGAGATGTCGGCTCATCTGGGTGGCGAACTGCTGGTGGATATGCAGGCATTCAAAGGCTTTGTGGCAAAGGAAGAAAAAGCTTGTTTCGCAGAGTACATCGAGCTGTTCTATTCCTGCCCGCTGACAGACCAGGGCATCGTTCTTGTTGATACGCCTGGTGCGGATTCCATCAATGCACGTCACACAGGTGTGGCGTTCGAATACATGAAAAACGCGGATGCGGTCCTGTTCGTGACGTATTACAACCATGCCTTTGCACAGGCTGACCGCGAATTTTTGCTGCAAATGGGGCGCGTCAAGGATACGTTTGAAATGGACAAAATGTTCTTTGTCGTCAATGCTTGTGACCTCGCAGCGAATGAAGAAGAATTGCAGGGTGTCCTTACCCACGTAGAGAAAAACCTCCTATCGTGCGGCATTCGCCTCCCACGTATTTATCCGGTATCCAGCCAGACTGCTCTGTTGGCACGGATGCATGAAAAAGGCAAGCTGGCAGCTTCTGCGGAGAAAGTATACCGCCAGCGCACGAATACGGCTGAAGGCGAGCCGCTGATGCCAGCAGATGAAGCATTCAAGTTCTCGGGAATGGCGTCGTTTGAAGCAGAGTTCCTCCGCTTTACCATTGAAGAGCTGACGCAAATTGCTGTGAATGCTGCAATCGGTGAAATCCGTCGCGCCCATGATACCTTGACAGAATTCATGCGTATGGCACAGTCCGGAGAAGACGAGCGTCAGTTGCGCAAAGAAGCAGCAAGCAACGCCAAGACACAGGCTCTATCAGCTGTTGAAGCACTGTCTACCGCTTCGTTCGAACGCGACTTGGCAAAAGAACGCGAAGAGCTGCTGTACTACGTTCGCCAGCGCTTGTTCTTCCGTTTCAACGAATTGTTCAATCTCGCTTTTAACCCGGCTGTCATCAAGGACGATGGACGCAACATGAAGCAAGCACTGCAAGGATGCTTGACTGATCTTCTGCGTTCGATCAGCTACGACTTGGCGCAGGAGCTGAGAGCGACTACACTTCGTTTGGAGAAATTCACGAACAAGCAGGGGACATCACTTGTTGCGGCGTGGCAAAAGGATGCACAAGGCTACGCAGCAGGGTTGACTTTGGCACCTTATCAGCAGCGACAGGTGGAAACACTGTCCTTTGCTAACGAACTGCCAGTAGCAGAATCTGCATTTGCATCAGCGATTTCCTTATTCAAAAACACCAAAGACTTTTTCGAGCAGGATGGAAAAGTGAAAATGCGTGAAGAGCTGGAGAAGCGCATGCAAGAACCAGTGAGCGCGTATGTAGAAATCGGAAACAAGCAGTTGGATGAGCAGTTTTCTACGCTGTTCCAAGAGCTGGTAGCGCATGAGCGCAATCGCGTCATCGACCAGATCAACGAGTATTTCACAGGTCTGTTTGCGGCGCTTGAGATGAACGTCGATCTCGACGAGCTGGCTGCAAAAGTGAGTCGTGTGGCGGCTGAGTTGGCGTAA
- a CDS encoding cold-shock protein: MIQGKVKWFSKEKGYGFIERDGGSDVFVHYSAITGAGYRNLEEGEQVVFEIVNGQRGLQAANVARKIV; the protein is encoded by the coding sequence ATGATTCAAGGGAAAGTAAAATGGTTCAGCAAAGAAAAGGGCTATGGGTTTATTGAGCGCGATGGCGGATCTGATGTATTCGTACACTATTCTGCGATTACGGGGGCTGGTTACCGGAACTTGGAGGAAGGCGAGCAGGTGGTTTTTGAGATCGTGAATGGGCAGCGTGGGCTGCAAGCCGCCAATGTGGCGAGGAAAATCGTGTAA
- a CDS encoding dynamin family protein produces the protein MEKGGIEVLDSQVLIRETDFSRLAHTWEELAEVMKSQGDETTPHKLIQLAAKTKRAELNIAFCGHFSAGKSTMINTLLGVNLLPSNPIPTSANVVKIRGGEKAARVFTMNSGVLTFDPDTEMEKLKQFAVDGDTVESVEVSYPGTFLDEYASLLDTPGIDSTDAAHKIATESALHLADVVIYMMDYNHVQAEENFNFTKTLKDRGKPVYLVVNMIDKHIDFELDFDSYKESVEEAFATWNIHPDGIFYTSLAEPDHSENMYAEFKGMLAQLITDREKLVGTSVRSAAEHLIDEHIQVVRTSQADQRQQWEAQLDGLEVEGIDSRHAAAVQEALEQEEATAAALEQRAEDARMQMEKELSVLLDNARLTYFSTNEAARSYLESRKPGFKVGLLFAGKKTEEERARREEALLVEFREKVAGNLDFHFKEWLGKQPQVFDLRSEEYHASVHATKIEITGEFLSKHIKEGAASDEYVLNYCADISSGMKLEYRRVGLSFIAQVVEMIKEHVRVESAAQGERLGVLREMAALHQKLAGLAAREEETKGRLLAIMRGGEQVA, from the coding sequence ATGGAGAAGGGTGGAATAGAAGTGCTTGACAGTCAAGTATTGATCCGGGAAACGGACTTTTCCCGACTGGCACATACATGGGAAGAACTCGCGGAAGTAATGAAATCGCAGGGAGACGAAACCACGCCTCACAAGCTTATTCAATTGGCGGCGAAAACAAAGCGCGCTGAACTGAATATTGCGTTTTGCGGACATTTTTCCGCTGGTAAATCAACGATGATTAACACGCTTTTGGGTGTCAATTTGTTGCCGTCCAATCCGATTCCGACAAGTGCGAATGTCGTGAAGATTCGTGGGGGAGAAAAAGCGGCTCGCGTCTTCACTATGAACAGCGGAGTCCTTACATTTGATCCAGATACGGAGATGGAGAAGCTCAAGCAGTTTGCAGTTGACGGAGATACGGTTGAATCCGTAGAGGTCTCTTATCCGGGAACATTCCTTGACGAATACGCCAGCTTGCTCGATACACCGGGTATTGACTCAACGGATGCCGCACACAAAATCGCTACAGAATCTGCTCTGCATTTGGCTGACGTCGTCATTTACATGATGGATTATAACCATGTTCAAGCCGAAGAGAACTTCAACTTTACGAAGACGTTGAAGGACCGTGGCAAGCCGGTTTATCTGGTTGTGAACATGATTGATAAACATATTGATTTCGAATTGGATTTCGATAGTTATAAGGAAAGTGTCGAGGAGGCATTCGCGACCTGGAACATCCATCCAGATGGGATATTTTACACGTCGCTTGCGGAACCCGATCATTCTGAGAACATGTATGCGGAATTTAAGGGCATGCTTGCGCAGTTGATCACTGATCGTGAAAAGCTGGTTGGTACGAGCGTTCGCAGTGCCGCCGAGCATTTGATCGATGAACACATCCAAGTAGTTAGAACAAGTCAGGCAGATCAACGCCAGCAGTGGGAAGCCCAGTTGGATGGTCTGGAAGTAGAAGGCATCGACAGTCGTCATGCAGCGGCTGTGCAAGAAGCTCTTGAGCAGGAGGAAGCGACAGCAGCGGCTTTAGAGCAGCGTGCTGAGGATGCCCGAATGCAGATGGAAAAAGAGCTGAGTGTACTTTTGGACAATGCTCGTTTGACTTATTTCAGCACGAACGAAGCAGCACGAAGCTACTTGGAGAGCCGCAAACCGGGCTTCAAGGTGGGGTTGTTGTTTGCAGGCAAGAAGACAGAGGAAGAGCGCGCACGTCGTGAAGAAGCGCTTCTCGTTGAGTTCCGCGAAAAAGTGGCGGGAAATCTCGACTTCCATTTCAAAGAATGGCTCGGCAAGCAACCGCAAGTGTTCGATTTGCGGAGCGAAGAATATCACGCCAGTGTGCACGCGACCAAGATCGAGATTACAGGCGAGTTCCTGAGCAAGCACATCAAAGAGGGTGCTGCTTCGGATGAGTACGTCCTGAACTACTGTGCGGATATTTCCAGCGGGATGAAGCTCGAATACAGACGAGTGGGTCTCTCCTTCATTGCACAAGTGGTTGAGATGATCAAGGAGCATGTGCGTGTCGAGAGTGCTGCTCAAGGCGAGCGTCTTGGCGTATTACGTGAAATGGCAGCGTTGCATCAAAAGCTGGCAGGACTGGCAGCAAGAGAAGAAGAAACCAAGGGTCGTCTGTTGGCGATTATGCGTGGAGGAGAACAAGTAGCATGA
- a CDS encoding PLP-dependent aminotransferase family protein: MDGKSSVPTKPLYKQIAEQIEQRISSGEFGPGSYLPSERTLAKELNVNRSTVVAAYDELQAAGMIERIQGSGTIVSQDIWGLARTRVPNWRHLTESGSFRPNLPLIRKIRRETQENDLIDLASGELSTDLVPNQTLQQLMTPDDFPAHLGYDHPQGNWALRETLSLHMKAWRSIEAPATSIMITSGAQQALHLVVQCLLKPGDAVAIEEPSYCYSLPLFHSAGLRTFSLPVDRDGIDPKHLAQLHRQHRVKMVFLNPNYQNPTGTLLSLERRQELLAFSYKNGIPIIEDDPYSLTSFSREPVPTLKSLDQHGTVLYISSLTKIVASGLRIGWIVGPPTVMERLADAKQQFDFGHSIFPQWLANRFLGSPQFASHIDLLRTELSLRHDQLVSSLQDKFGDQVEMVGSEGGIHLWCNFKGEWSGETLLTESVKRGVVFVPGHLFGAEQGYVRFTFGRATTDQIPEAISRLADAFTASGWSK, translated from the coding sequence ATGGATGGCAAATCTTCTGTTCCTACAAAGCCTTTATATAAACAAATAGCAGAGCAAATCGAGCAAAGAATCAGCAGTGGTGAATTCGGTCCTGGCAGCTATTTGCCCTCGGAGCGCACGCTGGCCAAAGAACTGAACGTTAACCGTTCGACCGTCGTCGCTGCGTACGATGAGCTGCAAGCAGCAGGCATGATCGAGCGCATACAAGGAAGTGGCACCATCGTCAGCCAAGATATTTGGGGACTGGCACGGACCCGCGTTCCGAACTGGCGTCATTTGACAGAGTCGGGGTCGTTTCGCCCGAATTTACCGTTAATTCGCAAAATCCGTCGTGAAACACAGGAAAATGACTTGATCGATTTGGCGAGTGGCGAGCTCTCGACCGATCTCGTCCCCAATCAAACGCTCCAGCAGCTCATGACCCCCGATGACTTCCCGGCCCATCTCGGCTATGATCATCCGCAGGGCAATTGGGCTTTACGAGAGACATTGAGTCTCCATATGAAAGCATGGCGAAGCATCGAAGCACCCGCTACCTCGATCATGATCACGTCAGGAGCGCAGCAGGCCCTTCATCTCGTCGTTCAATGCTTGTTAAAGCCAGGGGATGCGGTTGCCATTGAGGAGCCGTCTTATTGTTATTCCTTGCCGCTTTTTCATTCTGCTGGCTTGCGTACGTTCTCGCTGCCTGTAGACCGAGACGGAATCGACCCGAAGCACTTGGCCCAGCTCCACCGTCAGCACCGCGTCAAAATGGTTTTTCTAAATCCGAATTACCAAAACCCGACAGGGACACTACTTTCATTGGAGCGGCGCCAGGAATTGCTCGCGTTCTCCTATAAAAACGGGATTCCAATCATCGAGGATGATCCATACAGCCTGACCAGTTTTTCGAGAGAGCCCGTCCCCACCTTAAAATCGCTCGATCAACACGGAACAGTGCTCTACATCAGCTCTTTGACCAAAATCGTCGCCTCAGGTCTGCGAATCGGCTGGATCGTCGGGCCACCTACTGTCATGGAAAGACTGGCAGACGCGAAACAGCAGTTTGATTTTGGACACAGCATTTTTCCGCAATGGCTGGCGAATCGCTTTCTCGGATCGCCTCAGTTTGCGAGTCACATCGATCTTTTGCGAACAGAGCTGTCCTTACGGCACGATCAGCTTGTCTCCTCGCTTCAAGACAAGTTCGGTGATCAAGTAGAAATGGTCGGTTCAGAGGGAGGCATTCACTTGTGGTGTAATTTCAAAGGGGAATGGAGCGGCGAAACTCTTCTCACAGAATCAGTTAAACGGGGAGTTGTCTTCGTTCCGGGACATCTTTTCGGGGCAGAGCAAGGATATGTCCGCTTCACCTTTGGCAGAGCTACCACAGATCAGATCCCTGAGGCAATCTCGCGCTTAGCGGATGCATTCACAGCAAGTGGATGGTCAAAATAA
- the tnpA gene encoding IS200/IS605 family transposase, translating to MSRSVESNHNVVFDCKYHVVFCPKYRKKVLKEPVDIRLKELFLEKAVELREVVEMEIMPDHVHLLIKCDPHFGIHRVVKHSLKSRLPSLWTNSYFVATVGTVQLDVIKNYMESQKERND from the coding sequence TTGAGTAGATCAGTGGAAAGTAACCACAATGTCGTATTTGACTGTAAATATCACGTTGTTTTCTGTCCGAAGTATCGTAAAAAGGTTTTGAAAGAGCCAGTAGACATTCGATTAAAAGAGTTGTTTCTTGAAAAGGCAGTGGAACTACGTGAAGTTGTTGAAATGGAAATCATGCCTGATCATGTTCATTTGCTCATTAAATGCGATCCGCATTTCGGAATCCACCGAGTCGTAAAACATTCTCTCAAAAGCAGACTTCCCTCGCTATGGACAAACTCCTACTTTGTTGCAACGGTTGGCACGGTGCAACTCGATGTGATTAAGAACTACATGGAGTCTCAAAAAGAAAGGAATGATTGA